A genomic stretch from Candidatus Baltobacteraceae bacterium includes:
- the kdpA gene encoding potassium-transporting ATPase subunit KdpA — MTVIGWVQALVILGLVLLCVKPLGAYMARVFEGERTFLAPVLAPLEKLIYRICRIDPNQEMRWYTYLFAVLGFHVVGLVFLYALLRTQAWLPLNPQGFGNLAPDLAWNTAVSFLTNTNWQFYSGESTMSYLSQMMGLAWHNWVSAALGICLAIALFRGIARTTINTLGNFWADMTRCLLYVFLPICIVGSLLLVWQGMPQNFHGYTNVVSIEGFKQTITQGPMASQEWIKDMGTNGGGFVNANSASPNENPTPLSNLFELFSIFLIGAALTYTFGRMVKDQRQGWAILATMSIVFLAMFAVCYASEAAGNPIVHSLGVAGANMEGKEARFGVAASALFATMTTVTSCGAVNSMHDSFTALGGLVPLVDIQLGEIIFGGVGSGMYGMLMMIVLTVFIAGLMVGRTPEYLGKKIERKEMQLAILFFLIPPAFVLVPAAIAAVTPVGLATLNNAGPHGFSEILYAFTSMVGNNGSAFAGIGPNVFYNLVGSVAMLFGRIGMFIPAIALAGALAGKKAVAAGPGTFETHSPIFIALLIGTIVIVGALTFFPADALGPIVEQLYMLQGKTF; from the coding sequence ATGACCGTCATCGGTTGGGTCCAAGCGCTCGTCATCCTCGGCCTCGTCCTCCTCTGCGTCAAACCGCTCGGCGCCTACATGGCGCGCGTGTTCGAAGGAGAGCGCACGTTTCTCGCGCCGGTCCTCGCACCGCTCGAGAAGCTCATCTACCGCATCTGCCGGATCGATCCAAACCAGGAGATGCGGTGGTACACGTACCTCTTTGCCGTCCTCGGATTCCACGTGGTCGGTCTGGTGTTTCTCTACGCGCTGCTGCGTACGCAGGCGTGGCTTCCGCTCAACCCGCAAGGCTTCGGCAATCTCGCCCCCGATCTGGCATGGAACACCGCGGTCAGCTTCCTGACGAATACGAACTGGCAGTTCTACTCCGGCGAGAGCACGATGAGCTACCTCTCGCAGATGATGGGGCTCGCGTGGCACAACTGGGTCTCGGCAGCGCTCGGGATTTGCCTGGCAATCGCGCTGTTCCGCGGGATCGCGCGAACGACGATCAACACGTTGGGGAACTTCTGGGCCGACATGACACGCTGTCTGCTTTATGTTTTTCTTCCGATCTGTATCGTGGGTTCGCTGCTTCTCGTGTGGCAAGGCATGCCGCAGAATTTCCATGGATACACCAACGTGGTCTCGATCGAAGGCTTCAAGCAGACGATCACGCAAGGCCCGATGGCCTCGCAAGAGTGGATCAAAGACATGGGAACCAACGGCGGCGGATTCGTGAACGCGAACTCGGCCTCGCCGAACGAGAACCCGACGCCGCTGAGCAATCTCTTCGAACTGTTCTCGATCTTCTTGATCGGCGCGGCGCTGACGTACACGTTCGGCCGCATGGTCAAGGACCAGCGTCAAGGCTGGGCGATCTTGGCGACGATGTCGATCGTCTTCCTCGCCATGTTCGCCGTGTGCTACGCGAGCGAGGCGGCGGGAAATCCGATCGTGCACAGCCTCGGCGTCGCCGGCGCAAACATGGAAGGCAAAGAGGCGCGCTTCGGTGTCGCGGCCTCGGCGCTCTTTGCGACGATGACCACGGTGACGTCGTGCGGCGCGGTGAACTCGATGCACGATTCCTTTACCGCGTTGGGCGGTTTGGTCCCGCTGGTCGACATCCAGCTCGGCGAGATCATCTTCGGCGGCGTCGGCAGCGGCATGTACGGCATGCTGATGATGATCGTGCTGACGGTCTTCATCGCGGGCCTGATGGTCGGGCGCACCCCCGAGTATCTCGGCAAGAAGATCGAACGCAAGGAAATGCAGCTCGCCATCCTGTTTTTCTTGATCCCGCCGGCCTTCGTGCTGGTGCCGGCCGCGATCGCCGCGGTTACCCCTGTCGGACTCGCGACACTCAACAACGCCGGGCCGCACGGGTTCTCGGAGATTTTGTACGCGTTCACTTCGATGGTCGGCAACAACGGCAGCGCGTTCGCCGGCATCGGGCCGAACGTGTTCTATAACCTCGTGGGAAGCGTGGCGATGCTCTTCGGCCGCATCGGCATGTTCATTCCGGCGATCGCGCTCGCCGGCGCGCTTGCGGGAAAGAAGGCGGTGGCAGCCGGTCCCGGCACCTTCGAAACGCACTCGCCGATCTTTATCGCGCTGTTGATCGGAACGATCGTCATCGTCGGCGCGCTCACGTTCTTCCCGGCCGACGCGCTCGGCCCGATCGTCGAACAACTCTACATGCTGCAAGGAAAGACGTTCTAG